The Prevotella sp. E9-3 genome has a window encoding:
- a CDS encoding DEAD/DEAH box helicase family protein yields the protein MMDATRIHSFNSFVRMMYAYSTPEIARHNGWLKIGDTEQGVHKRIKQQTHTADVKFKLEWKDIAMYRDDCTYFRDHDFHDYLTEYKGIERNDHTEWFRIDGQELRRCFEEFVSRDYQQKGLHYSYKLRDEQQQAVEKTLGYLESNNGEGKFLWNAKPRFGKTLTAYELIKQMKAKNVLIVTNRPSIANSWCDDYEKYLAGQSGYRFVSDNESLQGRQGVMTRDMLLKWLPKRDENFAGQISFESLQGLKGSVYFGGNYDKLKWVKELKWDMLIVDESHEGVDTMRTDRAFNSIQRKFTLYLSGTPFKAIASGEFSDHQIFNWSYADEQEAKENWVSDNHNPYENMPRLNLFTYRMSDIVREQVKQGMNLDEEGTIDYAFDLNEFFRTKEDGTFEHEADVRKFLRALTTQEKFPFSTEELKKEMAHTFWLFNRVASAKAMARLLKENDSPFADYEVVIAAGDGSIDDNTETVRAYNRVKEAIRTHEKTITLSVTQLTTGVTIPEWSGVLMLCNMQSAQLYMQAAFRAQNPYEYSDEGKIVRKDNAYVFDFDPARTLMLYDEFANNLKKGTAGGNGTTEERQQNIKQLLNFFPVIAEDDEGRMMQIDERQVLSIPRKIKCEEVVKRGFMSNLLFRNIANIFSAPLIVGEILKKLDKAHEERGHNTNTDLDEACDVSVDDNGEVAIPTEVIIGQEQQIFGDKLYQTFEDIEAEIPVAAESADQVLTAIDQVSNSLKTAVEQSIIRPASEEYELSQAQTKRIVRDSQKELEIKIEKIKGDFEQQRKIAEVKHEEARRLATTEQELEAADKTLRQEMEQVMKVVNDAIKETTNDIINNKPKEVIERIEKDKEERKKASVEDEVRAHLRGFARTIPSFIMAYDEGDLTLNNFDKDIEDDVFKEVTSITLDEFRFLRDGGDYDENGITKHFNGHLFDEVVFDDAIAEFRKKRQELANYFDESQKEDIFDYIPPQKTNQIYTPKWVVKKMVDLLEQENPHIFEEPQKTFADLYMKSGLYITEIVRRLYNNEVMQRQIPDDHERIQHILKHQVYGFAPTRIIFLIATRYILGFDPSFEQEKSNFRQVDTVPYAKEGRIKELIEKEFGT from the coding sequence ATGATGGACGCAACGAGGATTCATAGCTTCAATAGCTTCGTCAGGATGATGTATGCCTACAGCACGCCTGAAATAGCACGCCATAATGGGTGGCTGAAAATCGGTGACACGGAGCAGGGTGTGCACAAGCGCATCAAGCAGCAGACGCATACTGCTGACGTCAAGTTTAAACTGGAATGGAAGGACATCGCCATGTATCGTGATGACTGCACCTATTTCCGCGACCATGACTTCCACGACTACCTGACGGAATACAAAGGTATTGAGCGCAACGACCATACCGAATGGTTCCGTATAGATGGTCAGGAACTGAGACGGTGTTTCGAGGAGTTTGTAAGCCGTGATTATCAACAAAAGGGGCTGCACTACAGCTATAAATTGCGTGATGAACAGCAGCAGGCCGTAGAGAAAACACTTGGTTATCTGGAGTCCAATAATGGCGAAGGCAAGTTCTTGTGGAATGCTAAGCCGCGCTTTGGCAAGACCCTCACTGCATACGAATTAATAAAGCAGATGAAGGCTAAGAACGTTCTAATAGTTACTAATCGCCCGTCAATAGCCAACTCATGGTGCGATGACTATGAGAAATACTTGGCCGGACAGTCTGGCTACCGCTTTGTGAGTGACAACGAATCGTTACAAGGTCGGCAAGGTGTGATGACCAGAGATATGTTATTAAAGTGGCTCCCCAAACGCGATGAGAACTTCGCAGGTCAGATAAGTTTTGAAAGTCTTCAAGGTCTGAAAGGCTCCGTCTATTTCGGTGGCAACTATGACAAACTGAAATGGGTCAAGGAATTGAAATGGGACATGTTGATTGTGGACGAGAGCCATGAGGGAGTGGACACCATGCGTACTGATCGTGCCTTCAACAGTATCCAGCGCAAGTTTACACTATATCTCAGCGGCACGCCCTTCAAGGCCATCGCATCGGGAGAGTTTAGCGACCACCAGATATTCAACTGGAGTTATGCCGATGAGCAGGAGGCCAAGGAAAATTGGGTAAGCGATAACCATAATCCGTATGAAAACATGCCTCGACTGAACCTTTTCACCTATCGTATGAGCGACATCGTGCGCGAACAGGTGAAGCAAGGTATGAACTTGGATGAGGAAGGGACAATTGACTATGCTTTCGACTTGAACGAATTTTTCAGAACCAAAGAAGACGGCACGTTTGAGCATGAGGCAGACGTGCGCAAATTTCTCCGTGCGTTGACTACACAAGAAAAATTTCCTTTTTCAACGGAAGAACTTAAAAAAGAGATGGCTCATACCTTCTGGTTGTTTAACCGCGTTGCCAGTGCCAAAGCGATGGCTCGCCTGCTTAAGGAAAACGACTCTCCTTTTGCGGACTACGAAGTGGTGATTGCAGCAGGCGACGGTTCGATAGATGATAACACAGAGACCGTAAGAGCCTACAACCGGGTGAAAGAAGCCATTAGGACCCACGAAAAGACTATCACGCTGAGTGTAACCCAACTGACCACAGGTGTTACCATTCCTGAGTGGAGCGGCGTGCTGATGCTATGCAATATGCAGAGTGCCCAGCTATATATGCAGGCTGCTTTCAGAGCGCAGAACCCATACGAATACTCAGACGAAGGAAAAATCGTGAGAAAGGACAATGCCTATGTATTCGACTTCGACCCAGCAAGAACGCTGATGCTTTACGACGAGTTTGCCAATAATCTCAAGAAGGGTACAGCCGGAGGCAATGGCACAACAGAGGAACGACAGCAGAACATCAAACAGCTGCTAAACTTCTTCCCCGTCATAGCTGAAGACGATGAGGGAAGAATGATGCAGATTGATGAACGTCAGGTGCTAAGCATCCCGAGGAAAATAAAATGTGAAGAGGTGGTAAAGCGTGGCTTTATGAGTAATCTGCTATTTAGGAACATTGCCAATATCTTCAGCGCCCCGTTAATAGTGGGTGAGATTCTGAAGAAGTTGGATAAAGCACATGAAGAGCGGGGACATAACACAAATACAGACCTTGACGAAGCATGTGATGTGAGTGTTGACGATAATGGTGAAGTTGCTATCCCGACAGAGGTCATCATTGGCCAGGAACAACAGATTTTTGGCGACAAGCTCTATCAAACCTTCGAAGATATAGAAGCTGAGATACCAGTGGCGGCTGAAAGTGCCGACCAAGTGCTGACGGCCATTGATCAGGTTAGCAATAGCCTGAAGACTGCCGTTGAACAGAGCATCATCAGGCCTGCATCAGAAGAATACGAACTTTCGCAAGCCCAGACGAAGCGTATAGTCAGAGATTCACAGAAAGAACTGGAAATTAAGATAGAGAAGATAAAGGGTGATTTTGAACAGCAACGTAAGATAGCAGAAGTTAAGCATGAAGAGGCTCGCAGACTGGCAACCACTGAACAAGAGTTGGAGGCTGCTGACAAGACCTTGCGTCAAGAAATGGAACAGGTCATGAAAGTTGTGAACGATGCCATCAAAGAGACCACCAATGACATCATCAACAACAAACCCAAAGAAGTCATAGAACGTATTGAGAAGGACAAGGAGGAACGGAAGAAAGCCAGTGTGGAGGATGAAGTCCGAGCACATTTGCGTGGCTTTGCCCGTACCATTCCCAGTTTCATCATGGCTTATGATGAGGGAGACCTGACACTCAACAACTTTGACAAGGACATTGAGGACGATGTGTTCAAAGAGGTAACCAGTATTACCCTTGACGAATTCCGCTTCCTGCGCGATGGCGGTGATTATGATGAGAATGGAATAACGAAACATTTCAACGGGCATCTGTTCGATGAAGTGGTGTTTGACGATGCAATTGCGGAGTTCCGTAAGAAAAGACAGGAACTTGCTAACTATTTCGATGAGTCGCAGAAAGAGGATATCTTCGATTACATTCCACCACAGAAGACAAATCAGATTTATACGCCCAAATGGGTAGTAAAAAAGATGGTTGACTTATTAGAACAGGAGAATCCACATATCTTCGAAGAACCTCAGAAGACTTTTGCTGACTTATATATGAAGT
- a CDS encoding Txe/YoeB family addiction module toxin, which produces MYKLEYTDEAKLEMQQLKRHEPKAFQKMTKMLLELMEHPQTGTGHPEPLKGEPQGRWSRHITKKHRLVYRIFDDAILVLVLRAYGHYDDK; this is translated from the coding sequence ATGTATAAGCTTGAATACACCGATGAGGCAAAGTTGGAAATGCAGCAACTGAAGCGCCATGAGCCAAAAGCATTTCAAAAGATGACAAAAATGCTTCTTGAACTTATGGAGCATCCCCAAACGGGAACCGGCCACCCAGAGCCTCTGAAGGGTGAGCCGCAAGGACGTTGGAGCAGGCACATCACTAAGAAGCACCGCTTGGTGTACCGAATCTTCGACGATGCCATATTGGTGCTGGTACTTAGGGCCTACGGGCATTACGATGACAAATAG